The following proteins are co-located in the Leptospira weilii genome:
- a CDS encoding lipoprotein LipL21 — MINRLIALSVATMIFAACSSTDTGQKDATTVGDGGWTFEGWGGPPEQRNDGKTPRDTNPKDWYYIKFSARASAKAVAKKSQAMMQSTCREASRLQGASDVVKKMVGETVESASGVSDGEATASVIVSQSQGVVKGVGVYECKAIGSGSDPKDVSKDNWEECQCVIYAKFPGGKDALVAKAQEVSNKQ, encoded by the coding sequence ATGATCAATAGACTTATCGCTCTATCTGTAGCAACAATGATTTTTGCAGCTTGCTCCAGCACTGATACCGGACAAAAAGACGCAACGACTGTGGGTGACGGTGGATGGACTTTTGAAGGATGGGGTGGACCTCCGGAACAAAGAAACGATGGAAAAACACCAAGAGATACGAATCCAAAAGACTGGTACTATATTAAATTTTCTGCCAGAGCATCTGCTAAAGCAGTAGCTAAGAAAAGCCAAGCAATGATGCAATCCACTTGTCGCGAAGCTTCCAGACTTCAAGGTGCGTCTGACGTTGTGAAAAAGATGGTTGGAGAAACCGTAGAATCGGCTTCCGGTGTATCGGACGGTGAAGCAACCGCATCTGTAATTGTTTCCCAATCCCAAGGTGTTGTAAAAGGAGTCGGGGTTTATGAATGTAAAGCAATCGGTTCCGGTTCTGATCCGAAAGACGTTTCCAAAGACAACTGGGAAGAATGTCAGTGTGTAATTTACGCAAAATTTCCCGGTGGAAAAGACGCTCTCGTAGCAAAAGCACAGGAAGTTTCCAACAAACAATAA
- the dusB gene encoding tRNA dihydrouridine synthase DusB, with product MIRIGDVTIPGRISLSPMAGISDSPTRRICRKFGAAFSYTEFVNTDELVHRAPKAFKMFRFHPEERPITFQIFGNRLEIIAEAAEIIQELKPDIIDLNMGCSTRKVSLRGAGAGLLRKPALAGKIIEAIKKRVNVPVTAKIRIGWDSESRNYLEVSKILEESGVSALTVHGRTKEMAYTGLADWDAIGEVKARRKIPVFGNGDIKSYEEANSRMREYNLDGVLIGRNAIGNPWIFSKIKKEELYWSEILEVILEHARWMIQDFGEEFGLVLFRKHLVKYLNGLEFDPLWKTRLLEIREFNPFEECLFLPQASKRFALI from the coding sequence ATGATCCGGATCGGGGACGTAACGATTCCGGGGAGAATTTCACTTTCTCCAATGGCGGGGATTTCAGATTCTCCCACTCGAAGAATTTGTAGAAAATTTGGAGCCGCCTTTTCCTATACGGAGTTTGTAAACACAGACGAACTTGTCCATAGAGCGCCGAAAGCGTTCAAAATGTTTCGTTTTCATCCCGAGGAACGTCCCATCACATTTCAAATTTTTGGGAATCGTTTAGAGATTATCGCAGAAGCGGCTGAAATTATCCAGGAACTAAAACCGGATATCATCGATTTAAACATGGGTTGTTCTACTCGTAAAGTTTCTTTGCGAGGCGCAGGAGCCGGACTTTTGCGTAAACCTGCGTTAGCCGGAAAAATCATTGAAGCCATAAAAAAACGAGTCAATGTTCCGGTTACCGCAAAAATTCGGATTGGATGGGATTCGGAAAGTAGAAATTATCTTGAAGTTTCAAAAATTTTAGAAGAATCCGGAGTGAGTGCGTTAACGGTTCATGGCCGTACAAAAGAAATGGCCTATACCGGACTTGCGGATTGGGACGCGATCGGCGAGGTAAAAGCGAGGAGAAAGATTCCGGTTTTTGGTAACGGAGATATCAAAAGTTACGAAGAAGCAAACTCCAGAATGAGAGAATATAATTTGGATGGAGTTCTCATTGGTAGAAACGCGATTGGAAATCCTTGGATCTTTTCAAAAATTAAAAAAGAAGAATTGTATTGGTCGGAGATTTTAGAAGTTATTTTGGAGCATGCCCGTTGGATGATTCAGGATTTCGGAGAGGAATTCGGTCTGGTTCTATTTAGAAAACATCTTGTGAAATATCTAAACGGCTTAGAGTTTGACCCTCTTTGGAAGACTCGGTTATTGGAAATTAGAGAATTTAATCCTTTTGAAGAATGTTTGTTTTTACCCCAAGCTTCTAAACGTTTCGCTTTAATTTAA
- the gyrA gene encoding DNA gyrase subunit A: MSQENETKVLNYNIAGKPDIADALKNGIRVIPVEIEDQMKEAYLGYAMSVIVGRALPDVRDGLKPVHRRILHAMNERAWRSDRPYVKCAKIVGEVIGNYHPHGDASVYEALVRMVQDFSLRVPLIDGQGNFGSIDGDNPAAYRYTEARLEKVAEELLRDIEKETVSFSPNYDDTKQQPDVLPANFPNLLVNGSSGIAVGMATNIPPHNLKETIDAVIAVIRNPEITIPEILKIIPGPDFPTSGIIIGGEGLISAYTTGKGSIRIRSKVEIEEKKNGREVIVVTEIPYQVNKKVLLEKIGDIVNEKQIEGISEILDLSDRKGIRIEIHIKKDANAQVILNQLYKMTQLQVSYGITMLAILDNKPKIFNIKEILTAYSAHRRDVIIKRTQFDLDKAEKRAHILEGLKIALENIEDVIKVIRASKNPAEAKQQLMVRFSLSEVQSDAILEMRLQRLTSLEVQKIIDELEEVRKLIVDLKDILAKPSRINDIVCTELQEVGDKYGTKRKTEISIESIESSSFNAEDLIADEEMVIQITYDQFIKRLPIDTFKRQKRGGKGIQGLSQKRDDVIKIMKAAMTHDSIMFFSNIGKVYVMKAYELPIASKEARGKSLKAIINLREDEYISSIFTFREQDMDKDLLLVTRRGFIKRIQLKEFGNVKKSGIIAIGLREGDELIKVEAIEDKDEVIIFSRKGLALRIEGNIIRAQGRTASGVTGMRLAEDDAIVGLSKYKEGEDIFVVSEEGYGKRLGFEEFAAKGRGGKGMAYLKVTEKNGFSVGTGSVGNEDEVILITQQGMTIRINAFDISKLGRTAVGVRIVDLKDNDKVQDFTVLGES; this comes from the coding sequence ATGAGTCAAGAGAATGAAACAAAAGTATTAAATTATAATATCGCCGGAAAACCCGATATTGCGGACGCTCTTAAGAACGGTATCAGAGTGATCCCCGTGGAAATTGAAGATCAAATGAAGGAAGCGTATCTCGGTTACGCGATGTCTGTCATTGTCGGTCGTGCGCTTCCGGACGTGAGGGATGGATTAAAGCCGGTTCATAGAAGAATCCTTCATGCGATGAACGAACGAGCGTGGAGAAGCGATCGTCCTTATGTGAAATGCGCTAAGATCGTGGGGGAAGTTATCGGTAATTATCATCCGCACGGAGACGCATCGGTTTACGAAGCTCTTGTAAGAATGGTTCAGGATTTTTCTTTGCGCGTTCCTTTGATCGACGGACAGGGAAACTTCGGCTCCATAGACGGTGATAACCCTGCGGCCTATCGATACACCGAAGCAAGACTTGAAAAAGTCGCCGAGGAATTGTTACGCGACATTGAAAAAGAAACCGTTAGCTTTTCGCCTAACTACGACGATACGAAACAACAACCTGACGTATTACCCGCAAATTTTCCAAATTTACTCGTAAATGGATCTTCCGGAATTGCTGTGGGAATGGCGACGAATATTCCTCCTCATAATCTGAAAGAAACGATCGATGCGGTGATCGCCGTGATTCGAAATCCGGAGATTACGATTCCGGAAATTCTCAAAATTATTCCCGGTCCCGATTTTCCAACTTCCGGAATCATCATCGGTGGAGAAGGTCTTATCTCTGCGTATACGACCGGAAAAGGGTCGATACGAATTCGCTCCAAAGTGGAGATTGAAGAAAAGAAAAACGGAAGAGAAGTGATTGTAGTCACCGAAATTCCCTATCAGGTGAACAAGAAAGTTCTTCTGGAAAAAATCGGAGATATAGTTAACGAAAAACAAATCGAGGGAATTTCCGAAATTCTCGATCTTTCGGATCGAAAAGGGATTCGAATAGAGATTCATATTAAAAAAGATGCTAATGCGCAGGTTATTCTAAACCAGCTTTATAAAATGACTCAACTTCAAGTGAGTTATGGAATCACGATGCTCGCGATTCTGGACAATAAACCAAAAATTTTTAATATTAAGGAAATATTAACTGCCTATTCTGCACACAGAAGAGATGTGATCATAAAAAGAACTCAGTTCGACTTGGATAAGGCCGAAAAACGCGCTCATATCTTGGAAGGATTAAAGATTGCTTTAGAAAACATCGAGGACGTGATCAAAGTCATTCGAGCTTCTAAAAATCCTGCGGAAGCAAAACAACAATTGATGGTTCGTTTCAGTCTTTCCGAGGTTCAGTCGGATGCGATTTTAGAAATGAGATTGCAAAGACTTACTTCTCTCGAAGTTCAAAAGATTATCGATGAGCTGGAAGAGGTCAGAAAACTCATCGTGGATCTAAAGGATATTCTCGCAAAACCTTCTCGCATAAACGACATCGTTTGCACGGAGCTTCAAGAAGTGGGAGATAAATACGGAACAAAAAGAAAAACCGAAATTTCCATCGAAAGTATAGAAAGTTCTTCTTTTAACGCGGAAGATTTGATCGCGGACGAAGAAATGGTAATTCAAATCACGTACGATCAATTTATCAAGCGCCTTCCGATCGATACTTTTAAAAGACAAAAACGAGGCGGAAAGGGAATCCAGGGTCTTTCTCAAAAGCGTGACGATGTGATTAAAATTATGAAAGCCGCAATGACTCACGATAGTATTATGTTTTTTTCTAATATAGGAAAAGTTTACGTGATGAAGGCGTATGAATTGCCGATTGCGTCTAAAGAAGCCCGTGGAAAATCACTCAAGGCAATTATCAATTTGAGAGAGGATGAATATATTTCTTCTATCTTTACTTTCAGAGAACAGGATATGGATAAGGACCTCCTCTTAGTTACTAGACGTGGGTTTATCAAACGAATTCAGCTTAAGGAATTTGGAAACGTAAAAAAATCCGGAATCATCGCGATAGGACTCAGAGAAGGGGATGAACTGATTAAAGTGGAAGCCATCGAGGACAAGGACGAAGTTATAATTTTTTCTAGAAAAGGACTGGCTCTTCGGATCGAAGGAAATATCATCAGAGCTCAGGGAAGAACGGCGAGCGGTGTTACTGGAATGCGACTTGCGGAAGATGACGCAATTGTAGGCTTGAGCAAATACAAAGAGGGAGAGGATATATTCGTAGTTTCGGAAGAGGGTTACGGAAAGCGTCTCGGTTTTGAGGAATTTGCCGCGAAAGGCAGGGGCGGAAAGGGAATGGCCTACTTGAAAGTGACCGAGAAGAACGGATTTTCCGTAGGAACGGGTTCCGTCGGGAACGAAGATGAGGTTATTCTCATCACTCAACAAGGAATGACGATTCGAATTAACGCATTCGATATTTCTAAACTAGGCAGAACCGCGGTTGGCGTTCGTATCGTGGATTTAAAGGATAACGACAAAGTGCAGGATTTTACGGTTTTGGGAGAGAGTTGA